From the Fusobacterium ulcerans ATCC 49185 genome, the window GAATATGCAATGTTTGGAACTCCAGAATTAGCAGAAAATGCTTTTGAAGCTATGAGAGGAGCAAAGGCATGTTTGCTAGCAAACCATGGAGTTAATGTGGGAGCAATAGACATAGAAAATGCTTTTGCTATAACAGAATATGTAGAATTTTGTGCAGAACTTTATGTAAAAGCCAGAAGCATAGGCAATCCAGTAATACTTTCTAAAGAAGAGATAGATAGGCATATTGCTAAATTTGGTTCATACTGCAAACTATAAGTCTAATCTATAAAGGGAGAAATAATGTTTGAAAAAAAGTATATATTCAGATTAAATGAAAAACTTACAAGAGATGAGGCACTGGAAATTGTTGGAAATAAATTTTACCATGATGGAATTGTAACAGCAGGTTTTGTAAAAGCATTACAGCAGAGAGAAAAAGATTTTCCAACAGGAATGATTTTGGAAAAAGGGACTAATATAGCTATTTCACATACAGATGATAAATATGTAATAAAAGATAGAATAGCAATAATTATAGCTGATAATCCTGTTATTTTTAAAAGTATAGAAAATGGAAAAAATGATATAAAGTGTAATATATTTTTTATAATGGCATTAACTAAAGAAAATAAGAATGAAATATTATCAGCTATGGCTGATTTGTTTGAAAATTATGAAGATATTTTAAAGAGATTTTCTGTAATGACAGATGAAGACATATTGGATATTCTTCTATAAGGAGGTAAAATGGGAATATTTAGCAAGTTTTTAAAAAATGATAAAACAGAGAAAACGGAAGCAACAGAAGAAAAAACTGAAATAAAAATAAATGCAGGAAAGAAAAAATATAAAACAATAATTGCATGTGGAAGTGGAATTGCTACATCAACAATGGCTAGAAGCAAAATAGAAAAAGGATTTGAGGAGAGAGGGATTCTTTTAGATGTCACTCAATGCAAAATAGGAGAGCTTGAAGGGATGGCAAAAACTTTAAAACCTGACTTTGTAGTACATACAGTAGTTTTGCCAAAGGATCAGAAATTTGACTGCCCTGTCTTTTCAGGGGTACCATTTTTAACTGGAGTTGGAATGAAAAAAACTTTAGATGAAATTGTTGAAGCTATAAAAAAATAAATATAAAATGAGGAGGGACTTATGAATATAATACAAGCATTGCTTGATATGGGTGCAGTAGTTGTTTTGCCAATAATCATTTTTATTTTAGGATTAATATTTAGATTAAAGCCAAAAGAAGCTTTTAAATCTGGCTTGACTATTGGGATTGGGTTTATAGGAATAAACCTTGTTATAGGAATGATGGTTTCTAATCTAGGAACTGCAACACAAAAAATGTCTGAAAACTTTAATCTTAACCTAACTACAATGGATGTAGGGTGGCCTGTTGAAGCAGCTATGTCCTTTGCAACTCCTCTTGTTGTATGGATATTTATACTTGCAATAGGAATAAATTTTATCATGCTTGCTTTCAATTGGACAAATGTAATGAATGTAGACCTTTGGAATTTCTGGCATTTTATATTCACAGGTGCATTAGTATATTACAGTACAGGTTCTTTTGTCCTTGCAATGATAGCTTCTGCAATAACTATTGTAATAATTTTAAAACTAGCAGATTGGGCAGCTCCAATAATAAGTAAATACTTTGGTATGGAAGGGGTAACATTTGCCCATGTTGAAACAATCAACTGGCTCCCTGTTGGATATGCAATTAATAAATTAATAGATATGATACCAGTTATTAAAGATATCAAAATAGAATTAAAAGAAAAGGATAATACTGGGTCATTAATGTCTATATTTGGAGACCCTGCTATAATGGGATTGATATTAGGGGTTATAATCGGGTTTTTAGCAGGGTATGATTGGCAGGCAGTTCTTCTTTTAGGAATAAACCTTGCAGCTGTTTTGTTCTTAATGCCAAGAATGACTAAACTTTTAATGGAAGGATTAATTCCATTATCAGAGGCAGCTCAGGAGTTTATGAGTGGCAGATTTCCGGGAAGAAAAGTATATATAGGTCTTGATGGAGCAATAGCAATAGGAGATCCAACAATCATGTCAGTAGGTGTTATGATGGTTCCTATGTCGCTTCTTTTAGCAGTAGTGCTTCCAGGAAATACAATGCTTCCATTTGCAGATATAGGAATTATTCCAATTTTATTGACATGGGCAATAATTCCAGCAAAAGGTAATATATTCAGGGCATTTATTTCTTCTATGATTATAATGTCTTTGATACTTCTTATTGGTTCATCAATGGCTCCTCTTTTAACTAGAGTAGCAGGAGAAGTTGGCTTCAATATACCTAAAGGTGTAGGAAGTGTATCTTCAGTTGATGCAGGATCGCATATTATTTCATATATCATGTGGAAAGTATTTGGAATATTTAATTAAGATAAATATATTATAATTGAGAAAGTTGATTTGAATTTTTCAGGTCAGCTTTTTTAAATAGTAAATTTTTTAATTCTTTGATGTGTATATACAAAAATGTTTTTTATATGAAAAGAGGCTGTAGAAGTCAGTAAAATAAATTACTCATTCCAACAGCCTTTAATTTTTCTTGTTATAAATATGCAATCATAAGTCTTACAGTTTCAATAACTCCATCAATATGAGTTCTTTCATAATGATGAGAAGCATCGACACTTGGACCAATACATCCACATTTGAAATCAAATCCTTGAAGGACAGCAGCACTTGCATCAGAGCCATATCTATTATATACATCAACTGTATAGTTAATACCTGCTTCTTCAGCAGCTTTCATCAATCCTTTTCTAACTTCAATATCATAAGGAGTTTTATTATCTTTAGCTGCAATACTTACTTTTTTTCATCTCCAAGAGCATCAGCTCCAACTAATCCAATATCTAGAGCTATGAATTCATCAAGATCATCTGGAATTATAGATACACCATGACCTATTTCCTCATAGTTAGAAAAATAGATATAAAGATCAGATTTTGGTTTTAGATTATAATCATTAAGAAATTTGATATATCCTAATATTTGAGCTACACATAATTTATCATCAAGATATCTAGATTTGATATATCCATTTTCAGTGATTCGAGTACGAGTTTCATAAGAAACAAAATCTCCTACCCTAATTCCTAATTTTTCTGTATCTTCTGCTGTATGGACATCTTCATCCAGTCTAACTTCCATAGTTTCAGCAGTTCTAGGCATTTCTCTAGCTACATCTCCATAAATGTGTACAGAACATTTTGTAGGGAGTAAAGTCCCTTCATATTCTCTTCCATCTAGTGTGTGGATAGTAAGGTTTTCACCTTCTACTCCAGCCCAAGGACATCCTCCTACATTAATCAATTCCAGTCTTCCATTAGACTTTATTTTTTTTACTACTGCACCTAGAGTATCAAGGTGGGCAGAGATCATTTTTTTGTAGTTTCTGTTTTCTCCTTCAATGAAAGCAATAATAGCCCTTTTTTTAGTCATTTTGAAAGGAACATTAAGAGTATTAAGTTCTTCTCCTACTCTGTTCATAACAGCATCTGTGAATCCAACAGGACTTGGAATACCAAGAAGTTCCACTGTTGTATCTAAGATGTAATCTAAATCAATATTCATTTGAAATCACTCCTTAAATGTATTGTTAAAATTTTATTATTTTACTTCTACTACGTCTAGGTTATATAAATTATGCATTGTAGTTGGATCATATTTAAATCCTTTTATTCTTTTATTGATTCCGATATTTTCATTTTTATATAGAAGAACGATTAATGGAGATTCTTCTTGTAATATCATTTGAGCATTTTTGTAATGAGCTTTTCTTACTTCAGGGTCAGAAGTTGCACGGGCAATTTCTACTTCTTTGTCAAATTCTTTGTTAGTATAGAAAGCTCTGTTTCCAGCTCCACCATGTGAACTACTGTGAAGAAGGGGATAAAGAACGATATCAGCATCAGAAGTTCCAGATACCCATCCACCTATGAAAGCAGTATGTTCACCTTGAGCAGTTCTTTGCAGATAAGCTCCCCATTCAAGAGTTTCTATTTCCATATCTATTCCAACTTCTTTGAAGTTAGCCTGAACTATTTGAGCAAGCTGTAATCTTATAGCATTATCATTTACATATAGCTTGAAGTTTGGATTAGTAACACCAGATTTTTTTATAAGCTCTTTAGCTTTTTCAGGATTATATTCAAATCCAGGAACTTCACTTGAATACCCAAAAACATTTGGGTTAACTATAGTAGTAGCTGGTTTAGCTTTTCCCATAAATACTGAATCAGCCATACTTTGTTTATCAAGTGCATAGTTAAGAGCAACTCTAAAGTCTTTGTTATTGAAAGGAGCTTTAGTAGTATTTAAAGTCATATATTCAGTTGAAGTAGTTGGAGCAGAGATAAGCTCAAGATTTTTATTTTTTTCAATAACACCAGTGTCTACAGGAGCTACTGAATAAGCAATATCTATTTCTCCAGTTTCTAAAGCTGCAAGTCTGCTGCTATTTTCAGTGATAGCTCTTATTATAAGCTTATCTATTTTAGGTCTTCCTTCAAAATAATCATCAAAAGCTACAAATTCAATTTTTTCTCCATCTCCCCAGCTTACAAATTTGTAAGGTCCAGTTCCCATAGGTTCAGTAGCAATCATATCATTCTTAGCTTTTGTATCTTTTTCATTTAGTATAGCTGTCAATGGATGAGCCAGACTAAATAGTAAAGGTGCAGAACTATTTTTTAGTGTAAGTTTAATAGTTGAGTCATCAAGGATATCTATTTTATCAATAATTTCAATCATGATTCTACTGGCAGGTTTTTCAAGCATTCTGTTAAGGCTGAAAACAACGTCATTCACAGTCATTGTATCTCCATTATGGAATTTTACATTTTTCTTGATTTTGATAATAAGTTCAGTAGGAGAAGCATACTCATAAGATTCAGCAAGCTCAGGGACTACATTTCCGTTATCATCAATTCTTAAAAGAGTATTGAAAATTTGCTCTGTTACAGCAAGAGCTGGGATTTCATTATACATATTAGGATCTAGACTTTTAGGCTTTGAACCTTGTGAAACTACTACCACTTTTTCTTTTGGGGCATCTGTTTTCTTTTCTCCATCTTTAGATGAACATCCAAAAATAAAGAGAGCTAAACTTAAAATTGTAATTATTTTTTTCTTCATTTTTTTCCTCCTCCGTATTTATATATAGGTGTTACAACGTGAATTTGTTAGTATATATTACTCCTTTAACCAGCTTTTTAAAAATATATAGAATATATGCTTAGAAGTAAAAAATTATCTTCTTAAAATTTTAAATAATATAGTAATGGAGTATACTTAAAAACAAAACATTTTAAATTTAAACACGTGTTCAATGTTTTTATCTGAGGGAAACTATATGTAATACTTTATAAAAAATATTAATAAATAAAAAAGATGATCAGAAAGCTAAAACTTAGCTCTCCAACCATCTCTGAATTATTATTTTAAATTGTTTTTCATATTATCAAGAGATTTTTCATGATGATTTGACTTCATACTAGGAAAAGCTTTCAACATACGTTTTTGATCCCAGTCTAGTTTTTTTACCAAATCCTCTTTTTCTTTATTCAATTCCTGTATTTTTTTATCAGTAGCCAAAAAGTCAGTAGTTAATTTACTTCCAATATCATTTGAAAAGTCATGTATATCTACAGCTATTTTATCAATTCTATCCAATCTTGAATTTAATTTTAAGACTGTTCTTACAGAAGCTGCTAAATCTATAGCCATCATTATTATCATTATACCTAATAAAATTTTACCAATAAAATGTGGTATCCATTTTACAAAATCATTAACTATTGGATGGATAATATCCACAACCATGATACATGCTATTCCCCACATAAGAGAAAATTTAAGACATATATATCCACCAATATTAAAGGGGACATTTGAATAATCCCACCATCTATAATGAAATATTTTTTCCAGAGCAAATCCAGTTGTCAATTCTAATATAGAAGTAAGAATAACAGAAGCTACATAGAGTACCAACATATTTTTTCTTAAAGGGAAAACAAATAGAAGAATAATTACAACTCCCACACCATATATAGGACAGTAAGGGCCATTTAAAAATCCCCTATTAATAAACCTCCCTGTATTCAAAGCTGCATAGCATACTTCCAGACACCATCCTAAAAAAGAGTAGATAAAAAAATAGTAAAGATATTTATACATACTTATTTCCTCCTCAATAAAATCTTATATAAGAGTTCTACTGATAAAGTAATGTTTTTCTTTTTAAAAATAAAGAAAAACTCAAGAAATAAAATTTTCTTGAGTTTCTTTTAAGTTTATTTAATTTTTTTTAATATTTTTGCAAGTTGATCAGGACAAGAAGTTCCTTTACCTTTACAATCTATTCCATCTAATCTTTTGATAACCTCATCTTTAGTCATTCCTAAAATAAGATTTTGAAGTCCATGAGTATTTCCATCACATCCTCCTACAAATTCTATTTCAGTGATGATTCCATCTCCATCTACAGTAACACCTATCTGTCTTGCACAAGTTTTCTCAGTTGAATAATAATGCATTTTCCCTCCTTAAATCTTTCTACGAATTAATTTACATAACATTATACAAAATAAATGAAAAATTGTAAATAGTCCTCTTATAACTATTGTATATATAAATTATATAATTTATTTTTTCTGGAATAAAAAAATAATTTGGGATACAATGGTAAATATTTAAAGAAAGATTTAAGAAAATATAAAAAAAATAAAAGGAAATCTCTATCTTTTGTACTAATATTAATTAAAGTAATTTATTGGAGGTTAAAAAATATGTTTAAAAAATTTTTACTAGTTCTTGCAACTTTTTCAATAGTAGGATGCAGTTTGAGTGAAGTTGATATTTCTAAAAAACAGAAAAGAAGCGGAATAGTATATATAGTAAACGAAGAAAAGCCTTATTCTGGAGTTATTACAGGAAAATATGAAAATGGGCAATTAAAAATTAAAGAAACTTTCAAAGATGGAAAATATAATGGAGAACAATTTACATACTATGAAAATGGACAGATACAATCAAAGGCTACTTTCGAAAACGGTGTAGCTGTTGGAACTTTTTATGAATATTATAAAAATGGTGCAGTTGCCTATACAGGAAACTTTCTTAATGGAAAAAGAGAAGGGGACTGGAACAGATATACAAGTGAAAAGGAACTTATCCTTACTGAAATATACAAAGATGGAGAGCTTGTAGATGTTAAACAATATTTAGTAGATACAGATAAATTGAAAGATAAAATAAAAGATTTTTTTAACTAAAAATATATGATTTAAGGAGGAATTTAAATGGAAATTTTAAGAAAAATATCAGATAAAAGCGGTGAATTTTATATTGAGAAAGATGGAAAAAGAGTTGCAGAAATGACTTTTGTTTTTGCTGGAAAAGATATACTGATAGCAGATCACACTTGGGTGGACGACAGCCAAAAAGGGTTAGGTCTTGGAAAAGAAATGTTTGACCAGCTTGTAAGTTATGCCAGAGAACATTCAATCAAAATACTTGCTACTTGTCCATATGTTCTTCACGAATTAAAAAAACATAGAGAAGAATTACTAGACGTTATTAAATAGAAATAATTAATATAGAAGTGTAAGCAAACAGAAATATTTAAATAAAGATAAATAGATAAAATTATTCTGGTATAAACATTAAAAAAATTAGTTTTTTATAAAATTTTTATGTACAAATAAAAATAAAAATGATACTGTTTTTTTGGTATTTTATTTTATTAAGAAATTAAAATTCAATAAATTTTAAAAAATAAAAAATATTTTAAAAATTTTACTTGATTTTTTTTTAATTTAGGTTTATACTCGACATAACAATAAATTTTATTAAAGAGGAGGAAGAATATGTTCATACTTAGCATAATATCATTCGTCATATACATGATACTACTCATACACATAGTGAGTAAAATTTTATATGCAAATGATTTTGTTAAGGTTAACAAACAATATTCTGAATCTTTAAACTATATTTATATAAAACAATAAAGTGGTTTGATTGATTAAATTATTTCTTTGATGTATCTTTTATCAAAGGACAGAATAGATACTTTGCAGCCTAACAAGGCTGCTTTTTTTTAATCAATTAATTTGTACGTCTACAACAAACAAAATAACTATTTTATTAGTCGGTGTACACAATTTAGTTTATAATTAAAATAAAAATAAAGAAATTAAGGGGGAAACAATTATGAAAAAATTTACCACAGTTTTATTAGGACTTTCGTTGTTATTAACATCATGCGGAGGAAACAGTGAAAAACCAGCAGCCACTGCTGAAAAAAAAGAACCTGAAGTTATCAAAATAGGTGGACTAGCACCACTTACAGGTGGACTTGCCATTTATGGTATTACTGCATCAAATGCAAGTAAACTGGCTTTTGAAGAAATCAATGCCAATGGAGGAATTCTAGGAAAAAAAGTAGAATTTATTGTTTATGATGAAAAAGGAGATTCTACTGAAGCAGTTACTGCATATAATAGATTAGTTGATGATGGAGTTGTAGCTCTTATTGGAGATATTACATCTAAGCCAACTTTAGCAGTTGCAGAAATTGCTGCCCAAGATAATATGCCTATGATTACACCTACTGGAACTCAATATAATATCACTGAAGCAGGACCAAATGTATTCCGTGTATGCTTTACTGACCCATATCAAGGAGTTGTTTTAGCAAACTTTGCACAACAAAAACTTAATGCAAAAACTGCTGCTATTCTAGTAAATAACTCAAGTGATTATTCTGATGGAATTGCTAAATCATTTGCTGAAGAAGCTGAAAAACTTGGAATTACCATTGTAGGTAAAGAAGGATATGCAGATGGGGATAAAGATTTTAAAGCTCAATTAACAAAAATCGCTCCAACTAACCCTGATGTTTTAGTTGTACCAGAATATTATGAACAAGCAGCTTTGATTGCAACTCAAGCAAGAGAAGTTGGAATCAAATCTACTTTCATTGGACCAGATGGATGGGATGGAATTGCTAAAGCACTAGATAAATCAGCTTATGGTGCTATTGAAAACAGTTATTTCACAAATCACTATTCAACACAGGACACTTCTGAAAAAGTACAAAACTTTATTAAATCTTATAAAGCTAAATACAATGAGGATCCATCTGCTTTCTCTGCTTTAGGATATGACGCTGCTTATATTGTAAAAGCATCTATTGAAAAAGCTGGTTCTACAGATAAAAAAGCTGTTGTTGAAGCAATGAAAAATATAAATTATGATGGTGTAACTGGACAACTTACTTTTGATGCAAAAAATAACCCAGTAAAAGCTGTAACTATTATCAAAGTTGTAGATGGAAACTATACATTTGATTCAGTTATTCAGCCTAAATAGTTAAAGACATGAACCATCTCTCCCTGAGGGATGGTTCTCTTTAAAAAATAATACATGAAAGGAGATTATAAATGGAATTTTTACTTCAGATAATAAATGGATTACAAATAGGAAGTATATATGCCTTGGTATCCTTAGGATATACAATGGTTTACGGAATAGCACAGCTCATAAACTTTGCTCATGGAGATATCATTATGGTAGGAGCATATGTTTCATTATTTAGTATTCCAGTCTTTACAAGAATAGGGTTGCCCGTATGGCTTACTGTATTTCCAGCTATAATTATATGTGTAATTTTAGGTACTTTGACAGAGAGGATAGCGTATAGACCTCTTAGAAATTCACCAAGAATTTCTAACCTGATTACAGCCATAGGAGTAAGCTTATTATTAGAAAATACTTTTATGAAACTTTTTACTCCAAATACTAGAGCATTTCCAAAAGTATTTACAAATGCTCCAATAGTTATAGGAAGAATGCATTTAAATTTTGGAACTGTAGTAACTATTATTCTTACAATAGCTTTATCAGTAGGACTTCAGTATTTTATGAAAAAAACTAAATATGGAAAAGCAATGATGGCTACAAGTGAAGATTATGGAGCAGCTAAATTAGTAGGAATCAATGTTGATAATACAATTCAATTAACATTTGCAATTGGAAGCGGATTGGCAGCAGTAGCATCTGTTCTGTATGTTTCAGCTTATCCCCAAGTTCAGCCTCTTATGGGGTCTATGCTTGGAATAAAAGCTTTTATTGCAGCTGTTTTAGGAGGAATAGGAATTCTTCCAGGAGCAGTTATTGGAGGATTTATTTTGGGAATTGTAGAAAGTCTGACAAGAGCTTATCTTTCTTCTCAACTGGCAGATGCTTTCGTATTTGCTATCCTTATAGTAGTACTTTTAGTCAAACCTACAGGGATACTAGGTAAAAATATGAGAGAAAAGGTATAGGTGATATAGATGTCAAAAACAAAGATGATTAGTTATATTTCAACGTTTATTTTATTAGCAGTTCTTTATTTTATACTTACAGGTATGATTGGAGCTGGATTTATTTCAAGATATCAGACAAATATTCTTACACTTATCTGTATAAATATAATTCTTGCTGTAAGCCTTAATGTTACAGTGGGATGTCTGGGGCAGATAACTATTGGACATGCTGGATTTATGTCTGTTGGTGCATATGCTGCTGCTTTATTTGCTAAAAGCGGAATTGTTGAAGGAATTCCTGGATACATTCTGGCTCTTATTATCGGAGGAATAGTTGCTGGAATTATTGGTATTATCATTGGTATTCCAGCTCTTAGATTAAATGGAGATTATCTTGCCATTATTACTCTGGCATTTGGAGAAATCATAAGAGTACTTATTGAATATTTCAGTTTTACTGGAGGGGCACAAGGGCTTCGTGGAATTCCTCGTTTCAATAAATTTGGTGTTATTTATATAATTATGGCTGTATCTGTTATGATGATGTTTTCAGTTATGACCAGCAGACATGGACGAGCTGTTTTATCTATTCGTGAAGACGAAATAGCAAGTGGTGCTTCTGGTATCAATACTACATATTATAAAACATTTGCATTCACTATTTCAGCTGTATTTGCAGGAGTGGCTGGAGGAGTTTATGCACATTATCTTGGTATATTAGGTGCAAGACAGTTTGATTATAACTATTCAATCAACATATTGGTAATGGTTGTGCTTGGAGGAATGGGAAGCTTTACAGGTTCTATACTTTCAGCAATAGCCTTAACTATTCTTCCAGAGGTTCTTCGTGGATTCTCTGATTATCGTATGATAGTTTATTCTCTGCTCCTTATTATGACAATGATATTCCGTCCAACTGGATTATTAGGACGTAAAGAATTCCAGATAACTAAAGTGATTGAAAGATTTATGAAGAAAAAAGGTGATACAAATGAGTAATCCTATTTTAAATGCAAAAGATATATCTATCACTTTTGGTGCTCTTAAAGCTGTTACAGATTTTAATCTTGAAATAAAAGAAAATGAACTTGTAGGACTTATTGGACCAAACGGTGCGGGAAAAACAACAGTTTTTAATATTCTTACTGGAGTATATTCCCCAACATCTGGTGAGTATAAATTTAATGGAGAAGTCATCAATAAGATGCCAACATTTAAATTGGTAAAAAAAGGATTAGCAAGAACATTTCAGAATATCAGGCTTTTTAAGTATCTTTCTGTACTTCAAAATGTACTTGTAGCAAATAATTTTAATATGAAATATGGAATACTAGCTGGAATGTTTCGTACTCCTAAATACTGGAGAGAAGAAAAAGAAGCTGAAAAAAAGGCTATGGACCTTTTAAAAATATTTGGATTAGAAGAATATGCACATACAGCAGCAGGAAATCTGCCATATGGAAAACAGAGAAAACTAGAAATAGCACGTGCAATGGCTACAAATCCAAAAGTGCTTCTTTTAGATGAACCAGCAGCAGGAATGAATCCTACAGAAACTGAAGAATTAATGAATACTATCCGTTTAATTAGAGATAAATTCAACATAGCAATTCTTTTGATAGAACATGATATGAAACTGGTATTGGGAATTTGTGAAAGACTTGTTGTACTGGATCATGGAAATATAATTGCTTCTGGGGACCCTAAGAAAGTAGTAAATGACCCAGCAGTTGTTACAGCATATCTTGGACAGGATGATGAAGATGAAATTGGAGGAGAGGAGGAATAATCTCATGGAAAACATGCTTGAAATAAAAGATTTACATGTATATTATGACAATATCCATGCTTTAAAAGGAATTTCTCTAAATGTAAAACAAGGAGAAATAGTTTCTCTAATTGGAGCCAATGGTGCAGGAAAAACGACCACTTTACAGACAATTTCTGGACTTATCCAATCTAAACAAGGAAACATAATATTTGAAGGAAAAGATATTACTAAAGAAAAATCACATAAAATATGTGAAATTGGAATAGCTCAAGTTCCTGAAGGAAGAAGAATATTTTCAAGGCTATTGGTAAAAGATAATTTAAAATTAGGAGCTTTTACTATAAAAGATAGTCCAGAGAATCTTGAAAAAGACCGTGCCAGATTTTATGAAGTTTTCCCAAGAATGTCTGAAAGAAAAAATCAAA encodes:
- a CDS encoding ABC transporter ATP-binding protein; the encoded protein is MENMLEIKDLHVYYDNIHALKGISLNVKQGEIVSLIGANGAGKTTTLQTISGLIQSKQGNIIFEGKDITKEKSHKICEIGIAQVPEGRRIFSRLLVKDNLKLGAFTIKDSPENLEKDRARFYEVFPRMSERKNQMAGTLSGGEQQMLAMGRAIMSRPKLLILDEPSMGLSPLFVKEIFAVIKKLNEAGTTILLVEQNAKMALSISHRAYVIETGNITLEGNAKELMNNPEIKKAYLGA
- a CDS encoding ABC transporter ATP-binding protein → MSNPILNAKDISITFGALKAVTDFNLEIKENELVGLIGPNGAGKTTVFNILTGVYSPTSGEYKFNGEVINKMPTFKLVKKGLARTFQNIRLFKYLSVLQNVLVANNFNMKYGILAGMFRTPKYWREEKEAEKKAMDLLKIFGLEEYAHTAAGNLPYGKQRKLEIARAMATNPKVLLLDEPAAGMNPTETEELMNTIRLIRDKFNIAILLIEHDMKLVLGICERLVVLDHGNIIASGDPKKVVNDPAVVTAYLGQDDEDEIGGEEE